The following proteins are encoded in a genomic region of Xenopus laevis strain J_2021 chromosome 3L, Xenopus_laevis_v10.1, whole genome shotgun sequence:
- the LOC121401194 gene encoding olfactory receptor 11L1-like — protein MSYDRYLAICNPLCYSSIINRKLCVKLIVMSWLLVLSFTPVTLITAATQEFCNRYTINHFFCDYFPLLELSCSEATLARILAMAVSVPVILFPFLLITGSYICIAHEILKITSNIGRQKAFSTCSSHLAVVSIFYGSLIVTYVVPTRNQSQTIGKLLSLLYTVVTPFINPMIYSLRSTDMKNALKKIIQ, from the coding sequence atgtcctatgacagatatctggccatctgTAATCCTCTATGTTATTCTTCAATAATAAATCGCAAATTGTGTGTTAAATTAATTGTCATGTCATGGCTGCTAGTCCTCAGCTTTACACCAGTTACTTTGATTACTGCAGCTACACAAGAGTTCTGCAACCGATATACCAtcaaccatttcttctgtgattatTTTCCTCTTCTGGAACTTTCCTGCTCAGAAGCCACTTTAGCACGAATATTGGCAATGGCTGTGTCTGTCCCTGTGATTCTTTTCCCCTTTTTACTCATCactggatcctatatctgtattgccCATGAAATCCTAAAGATAACGTCCAATattgggagacaaaaagccttctccacctgcagctcccacttggctgtggtctccatattttatgggagtCTCATTGTTACTTATGTGGTTCCCACAAGAAACCAGTCACAGACCATTGGAAAACTTCTTTCACTTTTATACACAGTAGTGACTCCTTTTATTAACCCAATGATTTACAGCTTGAGAAGTACAGATATGAAAAATGCTCTTAAAAAGattatacaataa